In Humulus lupulus chromosome 7, drHumLupu1.1, whole genome shotgun sequence, the following are encoded in one genomic region:
- the LOC133792051 gene encoding uncharacterized protein LOC133792051: MDKIMLFVVFNGRWNANNKYIDHEVKILMVEKDIKYEELVNKIYKELRLNERLISTNLIFDANMDTSKGMKIESDENLQVYLNLNKTVEELKKCPLIVEVEQRNQTISLPREASIPSALASNATSQSLTLTDPNTNTASTSKMKSASTQESNKFTEHGQEAQSPLHVLPNMEIEDIRLNYVFKNKTDLKHTLAKIAIKKHFQYRIQKSCSEAFWAKCIDENCGCYFKEKFRDPGSTYRPRQIIRDMRDEHGVGVTYNKAWRAKTLAADDVRGSNEESYALLPSYLYMLQLANPGTITRVCKDEENRFKYMFIAFGASLDGWKQCRPVIVVDGTFLKTKCGGTLYAACVKDGNNQIFPLAFGIGDSENDNAWIWFFTRLKEAIGERENLCIVSDRHKSIKNAVEHVYPGVYHGVCLYHLKQNLRTKFRGLHVHAIFETASRAYSAQEYYSAMAELQKISPEMTTYLLEAKPEKWARPFFPTKRYNILTSNIAESINAAIVHARELPITSLIEAIREMLQRWFSTRKEAAINQFVEVTKWANDEMEIKLDVAFRMKVDAIDAMKSSATYGDRVFVVDLEQHMCTCNEFQLEGIPCAHAIATIESKYLDKYKFCSNWYKNSVLKETYAGSINPLPDKDDWSVPDEIIGDSMKAPKFKSKDYKDAMLYIFVALWTCG, translated from the exons ATGGATAAGATAATGTTATTTGTAGTTTTTAACGGAAGATGGAATGCAAACAACAAATACATTGATCATGAAGTGAAAATATTGATGGTGGAAAAAGATATCAAGTATGAGGAATTGGTAAACAAGATATACAAAGAGCTCAgattgaatgaaagattgatttcaaCAAACTTGATTTTTGATGCAAATATGGATACAAGCAAAGGAATGAAGATAGAAAGTGATGAGAATTTACAAGTTTATCTAAACTTGAACAAGACTGTGGAAGAGTTGAAAAAATGTCCTCTCATCGTTGAAGTAGAACAGAGAAATCAAACCATTTCTTTGCCAAGAGAAGCTAGCATTCCATCTGCTTTAGCAAGCAATGCAACAAGTCAAAGTTTGACTCTCACAGACCCCAATACAAATACTGCAAGCACTAGCAAAATGAAGAGCGCCTCAACACAAGAATCCAACAAATTTACAGAACACGGGCAAGAAGCTCAATCACCTCTCCATGTGTTGCCGAATATGGAGATTGAAGACATAAGACTCAATTATGTTTTCAAGAATAAGACTGATCTAAAACAtacacttgcgaaaatagccatcaagaaacACTTTCAGTACAGAATTCAAAAATCATGTTCAGAAGCATTTTGGGCAAAATGCATAGATGAGAATTGTGGCTG TTACTTCAAAGAGAAGTTTCGTGACCCAGGATCAACCTATCGACCAAGGCAAATAATAAGAGACATGAGAGATGAACATGGGGTAGGTGTAACATACAATAAAGCTTGGAGAGCAAAAACACTTGCAGCTGATGATGTTAGAGGGTCAAATGAGGAAAGTTATGCATTGTTGCCTTCATATTTGTATATGCTACAGTTGGCCAACCCAGGAACTATCACACGAGTATGTAAAGATGAAGAAAACAG GTTTAAATACATGTTTATTGCTTTTGGGGCTTCATTAGATGGATGGAAGCAATGTAGACCAGTTATAGTGGTAGATGGAACATTTTTAAAGACGAAATGTGGAGGTACACTGTATGCAGCTTGTGTTAAAGATGGAAACAATCAAATTTTTCCTCTCGCCTTTGGAATTGGGGATTCAGAAAATGACAATGCATGGATATGGTTCTTTACAAGACTAAAAGAAGCAATAGGAGAACGAGAAAACTTATGCATAGTATCtgacaggcataaaagcataAAAAATGCAGTTGAACACGTGTATCCTGGTGTATATCATGGAGTTTGTCTTTATCATTTGAAGCAAAATCTAAGGACTAAGTTTAGGGGATTACATGTGCATGCCATATTTGAAACTGCTTCAAGAGCGTACTCAGCTCAAGAATATTATTCTGCCATGGCTGAATTACAGAAAATTAGCCCTGAAATGACTACTTATCTTTTGGAAGCAAAACCAGAAAAATGGGCTCGGCCATTCTTTCCAACGAAGAGGTATAACATTCTTACAAGTAACATTGCCGAATCTATAAATGCAGCAATTGTGCATGCGAGAGAATTGCCTATAACGTCGTTAATAGAAGCTATAAGAGAGATGCTTCAAAGATGGTTTTCAACAAGAAAAGAAGCAGCAATTAACCAATTTGTTGAGGTGACAAAATGGGCAAAtgatgaaatggaaatcaaacttgatgTGGCATTTCGAATGAAG GTAGATGCAATTGATGCAATGAAATCTAGTGCCACATATGGTGATCGAGTGTTTGTTGTCGACTTGGAACAACATATGTGCACATGTAATGAATTTCAACTAGAGGGAATTCCATGTGCACATGCTATTGCAACAATTGAAAGCAAGTACTTGGACAAGTACAAATTTTGCTCAAATTGGTATAAAAATTCTGTTTTGAAAGAGACATATGCAGGATCAATTAATCCTCTTCCAGATAAAGATGATTGGAGTGTCCCAGATGAAATTATAGGAGATAGCATGAAAGCTCcaaaattcaaa TCTAAAGACTATAAAGATGCAATGTTATACATATTTGTTGCGTTGTGGACTTGTGGATAA
- the LOC133788516 gene encoding 3-hydroxyacyl-[acyl-carrier-protein] dehydratase, mitochondrial codes for MRSLLSTRNPSWRGFSSSASCLLKVGDSLKQTRIFSNEDVVEYAKVTFDYNPVHFDSESARNAGFEDRLVHGMLVSSLFSRILSSNFPGAIHVSQSLHFKLPVYIGEVIVAEMQAFTLRRINNRYLAKFSARCFKNGDLLALDGVTVAILPTLAMAQVHPSG; via the exons ATGAGGAGTCTACTCTCAACCCGCAATCCCTCTTGGAGAGGCTTTTCATCATCAGCATCTTGTTTGCTTAAAGTTGGAGATTCATTAAAGCAAACAAGAATTTTCTCAAATgaagatgtagtggaatatgctAAGGTTACTTTCGACTATAATCCTGTGCATTTCGATTCGGAGTCTGCTCGAAATGCTGGATTTGAAGATAGATTAGTTCATGGGATGCTTGTTTCTTCCTTGTTTTCTCGAATCCTATCCTCTAATTTT CCAGGAGCTATACATGTTTCCCAGAGCCTGCATTTCAAGTTGCCAGTCTATATTGGAGAAGTGATTGTAGCTGAGATGCAAGCTTTTACCTTAAGAAGAATCAATAACAGATACCT AGCAAAATTCAGTGCGAGGTGCTTCAAGAATGGAGACCTTCTTGCTCTTGATGGTGTGACAGTGGCCATCTTACCTACATTAGCTATGGCGCAAGTGCATCCTTCAGGATGA